TGTTGTAGCGGCGCGGGTCCGCATGGGCCAGCCTGCCCTTCAGCGCGGCGGCGAAATCGGCCAGCAGCAGGCGCGGCGACAGGGGAAAGAACTGGCGCCGCAGCCGTCCCGATACGATGTTAATCAGCAGATACAGCAAGCCATTCGCCATGAGCAACCACATGGCGGCGAAATGCCATTGCAGGGCGCCGCCGAGCCAGCCGCCCAGGGTCAGCGCGCGCGGCAATTCAAAGGGGAAGAATGGCGCCGCGTTGTAGATGCGCCAGCCGCTGGTGGCCAGCACGACCACGGCCACGGCATTGAGCCAGTGCGTGAGGCGCAGCCAGGCGGGATGGATCACGCTTGCTGGTCCGTTCATCACAGTACTCCCTTCGCGCACGATGCCGTGCTGACGGCTTGCAGGATGGTGCTGCTGTCGGCCCGCTGCACGATCAGGCTGGCCGCCATCTGCGCCATGGCCGGGGCTACCATCGCCACGCTCAGGACGGGTAAAAGCAGTGTTGCAAGGCGGTGCTTGATGTCCATGGTCTTTACCCGGTATATTGAAAAGAAGCGTGCTTGCCTGTCAATTCGCCGCACCCTGTGGATTGGTTACAGCCGCCGGCAAATAATTCGATATTTATTTTTTTCAACGCCTGTCACCAAAGGCCTGCATGCAACGAATACCGGTAAGCGAACACCTGCATGGCACGGAATTGCGGCTGCACGGCTTGATGCTGCGCGGGCTCGACGGCGATGCGGCGGCGTATCGCAGTTTCTTGCAGGCAAGCAGCAGCCATTTGCGCGCGTTTTTCCGGCGCCGCCTGCAGCGCTGGCCGGACGAGGTGGAAGATCTGGTGCAGGAATGCCTGCTGGCCATCCACAACCAGCGCCTGACGTATGACACGGGCGTGCCGCTGACGTCGTGGATCCATGCGATCGCGCGCTACAAATTGATCGACTGGCTGCGCCGGCATGGGCGGCGCGAGGCGCAGCACCAGCCGTATGACGAAGAAGATAGCGCGCAGGAACTGTTTTCCAGCGCCGATGCCGAGGCGGCCGAAGCCAGCCGCGACCTGGGCAAGCTGCTGGCCACCTTGCCGGCGCAGCAGCGCGACGCCATCGTGCATACCAAGCTCGACGGCTGGTCCGTGCGCGACACGGCGGCCTCCATGGGCATTTCGGAAGCCAGCGTCAAGGTGGCAGTGCATCGCGGCTTGAAGGCGCTGGCGGTCAATTTAAGGAGTGAAGGAAGCGCACCATGAAAACCGATGACTTGATCACCATGCTGGCCAGCGGCCCCGACGTGGCCGCCGCGCCGCCGCCCGGCACGCACTGGCGCGCCGCAGGCACCGTGGGCGCCGGCCTGCTGGCCAGCGTGGCCCTGATGGCCATGCTGCTGGGCGTGCGCCCCAACCTGGATCAGCTGGCCCTGCTGCCCGACTTCTGGATCAAGGTGGGCTTTGTCGCCTGCCTCTGCCTGGCAGCCTGGCAGGTCAGCCGCCGCCTGTGCATGCCAGGCGCCAGCACACGCGCCCTGCCCCTGCTGATCGCCATGCCCCTGCTGCTGATGTGGGCGCTGGGTGCCATCATTCTGCAGGAAGCGCCGCCCGAACAGCGGGCCGAACTGTTCTGGGGCGCCACCTGGCGCAGCTGCCCCTTGCTGATCGCCACCCTCTCCTTGCCCATCCTGGCCGCCGTGCTGCGCCTGATGCGCCAGCTGGCGCCCACGCGCCTGCGTCTGGCCGGCGCGGCCGCCGGGTTTGCCGCCGGCGCCCTGGCGGCGCTCGTGTATTGCCTGCATTGCCCCGAGCTGGCGGCCAGCTTCGTCGGCTTCTGGTACGTGCTGGGCATGCTGGTGCCGACCGCCATCGGCGCGGCCCTTGGTCCCAAAGTGCTGGCCTGGTAAGCCCATGGCCTCCTGATCGAAGGCGGCTCTGGCTGGCCGCCTTCGAGGTGCCGACAGCGTCGTGGTAGTGGCGCGTCACGTGCACGCTGCGCTGCTCTTAGCAGCGCCAGCGCACAAGCTGCCTGCTGTTTGCGTTTTCTCAATGGCATCGCGTCTGCCCTTTTTATGATGTCAGTACAGGCTCTTGCGGGATACATACAGGCAAGCTGGCTGCCTGGATTGAGCAATTTTCAAGGAGCGAGCGTGGACCTGGGCGACAGCAGCGGCAAGGCGAGCAAAACCGCCACGGCGGCCGTGCGCAAGCGCGACGTGCTGCCGTATATCCTGCTGTTCATCTTGCTGGCGGGCTTGCTGGCCGTGCTGGCGGGCGCCCTGCTGCCGCCGTACTACCACGCGGTGCCGGCATTGCTGTGGAGCCTGGGCTTTTGCGTCAGCGGCATGCTGCTGGGATTTCTGTTCGGCATCCCGCGCAGCCTGCCATCGGGCACCGTCAACGCCGCGCCGCCCGACGAGCGGGCCAATGGCAAGGGCCGCCCAACGGACGAGCTGCCGGCCGCGGGGGCCGATGCGGTGGCCAGCAATACCCTGTTTTTGGGCACGCCCACGCCCATGGAAATCAATTCCAACCTGGTGGAAGTGTCGGACTGGCTGACGAAAATCATCGTCGGTGTGGGTTTGATCGAGCTCAAAAGCCTGCCCGGCAGCGCGCGCAGCATGGCCGCCTTCATCGCACCCAGCCTGGCCACGGACACGCCCACGGCCATGGCAGTGGTGGGCGGCATCATGCTGTTCTTTTCCGTGCATGGTTTCCTGATCGGCTACCTGCTCACGCGCATTTACCTGTCCATCATGATCAAGCGCGCCGACAGCCTCGTCAAAAATGAATCCGTGCGCCTGGAAAGCGGCAAGGAAATCGAAGTGACGGAGCTGAGCCGTTTGCAGCAAAAGTCGCTCGACGACATGCAGGAAGCCGTCACGCAGCTGCTGCTGGCCCATCCGCCCGATGGCGGCGCCGCCGTCACGGCCCTGGCCGGCGTGCCGACGGCGCAAAAGCCGTCCAGCCTGGTGCTGTGGCTGGATGACCATCCGCGCAACAATACCTTGCTGGTGGAGCAGCTGGAACGGGAAAACATCAAGGTCGAGCAGGCCGTGTCGACGCGGCAGGCGCTGGCCATGCTGCAGCAAAAACACTACGCGCTGTTCATCACGGACATGGCCAGGGTGGAAAACCGCCGCCGGATCAAGGATGCGGGCGTGCGCACGGTGCGCGAAGTGCGCCAGACCTTGCCGGAACTACCCATCGTCGTGTATTGCAGCAAGGATACGGTCGCCAGCTACGGCACGGAAGCGCAGGCGGCTGGCGCCCGTTTCATCACCACCTCGGGCACCAGCTTGCTGGCGGCAATCAACAAGCTATTGCATGAGCAACGCGAGGACGACGCTCAGCCACCGGCACAGGCGTAGCTGCCCACGTAATGCAGCGAACTGCGCTGCGGGTGCGCCAGCTGATTCGGCGCAAACACGCAGACGGCCGTGTCGGCCAGCACTGTCTTCCCATCCGCGTCGGCGCAGGCCTGCGCCAGCCAGCTGTCCGCATACGACACGCCATCGAGCAACTGCGCCAGCGGCGCGGGCGACGCCAGCATGGCGCTTTCAAAACAGGCCGGCTCGTAGTGCGTAAGACCCGTTTCCAGGAAGAATGGCGATGGCACGGCATCGCCATCGTCCGTGTACGTGGGCGCCAGATAGGCTTGCAGCGCTTCCCAGCTGGGGAAGCGGCCGCTGCAGGCAAACACGTGGACGACGGGCAAGGTATTGGCCAACTACAGCTTCTCCATCTTTTGCCGCACGGCCGGGGCCGTCGCCGCCGTTGGCGCCAGTTCCAGATAGGTTTTATAGGCCGCCTTGGCCTTGGCCGCATCGCCAGCCTTCGCATACGCGTCGCCCAGGTTCAGATAGGCGATGGCGCGCGACGGGTCCATCCTGACCGTGTTTTCAAACCAGCGGGCCGCTTCGCGGTATTTTTCCTGCTTGTAGAAGACAAAGCCCAGGTTATTCGCCGCCAGCGCGAAGTCGGGACGCAGTTTCAGCGCTTCCGTAAATTGCGCTTCCGCCGCCGCATACTGTTTCTCCTTGTACAACTGCAAGCCACGGTCGTTGGCCCGCTGCGCCAGCTGGCGCGTGGAGGTCGGCACGGCGCCCGGCGTGACGATCTTCTGTTCGCCGCCCTGCAAATCCTTCACCGTCACGCTGGCCGCCGCCGGTTTGGCGTCGAGCTTGCTGTTCAGGGCAATGGCTTCCGTCGACAGCTGCGTCGTGTTCGGGCTGAGGAATTCCGTTTCGCCCGGCAATTCGAAGACGAAGTCGCCCCCTTCCGAGCCAGGCAAGCTGCCGAACGCGGGCGTCTGGTTCGACACGCTGGACACGGCCGGCGCCACGTAGGCGGCCAGTTCCGTGGCCGTGATCAAGCCGTCGCCGTTGAGGTCGCCCTTGCCCGCCAGGCCCTGCAGCAAGGTCCATGTAAATACGGAGTGGCCGTTCGGCCCGCCATCGGCGACGAGCTGGTCGCCGCCGCCGGCCGTCAGCATTTGCCGGCCGATGCGCTTGGCGTTGTCGCGCAGGAAAGAGCTGGAACCGGCGCCACGGGTCAGGCCCAGGCCGCTGTAGCAGGCATCCATGACGAAGAACGCGTGCTTGGCCGTCAAGGACTCCGCGATATTCTGGATTTCCGTCATCGGAATCGCATCCGTGGCGAATTGCGCCGGGTCGGAGTCAACGGGCACGATATAGCCCAGGTCGCGCCCCGAGCTGAGCTTGCGCGTGGCGCCGTGGCCGGCGAAAAACACGAAGATACGGTCATTCTTTTGCACGCCACCGTGGGCCAGCTTATCGTGGAAGGCGGCCAGGATGTTGTTGCGGGTCGCTTCGCCATTTTTCAGGGTCACGACGCGCTCGGGCGCAAACGCAAACTTTTCAATCAGCGTTTCGCGGATGCCTTGCGCATCGCGCACCGCATATTGCAGTTTCGGCCATTTCGCGTAATCGTCGATGCCGATCACCACGGCCCAGGAATTGGCGTAACCGGTCGTCACGGGCACTTTCTCGGGCGCGGGCGCCGTGCTTTTTGCCACCTGGAAGCTCGTGCCATCCCAGCCCGCGAATTGATAGCCTTCGGCGATCAGCTTGTCTAGCACGGCCGGCAAGGCTTTCACCGTGCGTTCATGGATGTCGTGGAACAGGACGATGCCGCGCCCCGCCTTGTCGACGGAGGCCAGCACCCGGTTCGTGATCGAGCTGGGCACGGGATCGGCCCAGTCCAGCGAATCGATATTCCACATCACGGATTTCAAATGCGCATCGGCCAGCGCGGCCATGCCTTCGCTGTTGCGCGCGCCATACGGAAAGCGGAACAGCGCGGCCCGCTCGGGGCTGATGGCTTTTAATAAGGTATCGGTGCCGAGGATTTCGCCTTTCAGCTTGTCGCCCGTCTGTTTCGACAACTGTGCATGGCTGAAACTGTGGTTGCCCACGGCATAGCCTTCTTTCATCAGCTTGCGGCTCACTTCCGCGCCCGCACCCAGCTTGGCGTGGCCTTCCGCGTCGAGCGAACCGAGGTTGCGCCCCACGTTGAAGAACACGGCCGGCACGCCATACTGTTTCAAAATGGCGCTGATTTCTTCCGTGTAGCGGCGGTGCGGGCCGTCGTCGAAGGTCAGCACGATGGTTTTCTTCGGCAAGCCCAGGCCAAAGATTTCCGCCTCATCCTTCTTTGGCGCCGGCTTGACTTCGGGTACAGAACCGGCAGGGGGCACGGCATACGGCACGACGATGCCGTTTTCCTTCAGAATCTGTTCGCGGCTGTAGAGCTTTTTCA
Above is a genomic segment from Janthinobacterium sp. 64 containing:
- a CDS encoding cytochrome b/b6 domain-containing protein, translating into MNGPASVIHPAWLRLTHWLNAVAVVVLATSGWRIYNAAPFFPFELPRALTLGGWLGGALQWHFAAMWLLMANGLLYLLINIVSGRLRRQFFPLSPRLLLADFAAALKGRLAHADPRRYNMVQRAAYLFVMLDCIGLVLSGLVLWKSVQFPLLRELLGGYESARRVHFIAMALLTGFVGVHLLMVALVPRTLVAMLRGR
- a CDS encoding sigma-70 family RNA polymerase sigma factor — encoded protein: MQRIPVSEHLHGTELRLHGLMLRGLDGDAAAYRSFLQASSSHLRAFFRRRLQRWPDEVEDLVQECLLAIHNQRLTYDTGVPLTSWIHAIARYKLIDWLRRHGRREAQHQPYDEEDSAQELFSSADAEAAEASRDLGKLLATLPAQQRDAIVHTKLDGWSVRDTAASMGISEASVKVAVHRGLKALAVNLRSEGSAP
- a CDS encoding NrsF family protein — encoded protein: MKTDDLITMLASGPDVAAAPPPGTHWRAAGTVGAGLLASVALMAMLLGVRPNLDQLALLPDFWIKVGFVACLCLAAWQVSRRLCMPGASTRALPLLIAMPLLLMWALGAIILQEAPPEQRAELFWGATWRSCPLLIATLSLPILAAVLRLMRQLAPTRLRLAGAAAGFAAGALAALVYCLHCPELAASFVGFWYVLGMLVPTAIGAALGPKVLAW
- a CDS encoding response regulator, yielding MDLGDSSGKASKTATAAVRKRDVLPYILLFILLAGLLAVLAGALLPPYYHAVPALLWSLGFCVSGMLLGFLFGIPRSLPSGTVNAAPPDERANGKGRPTDELPAAGADAVASNTLFLGTPTPMEINSNLVEVSDWLTKIIVGVGLIELKSLPGSARSMAAFIAPSLATDTPTAMAVVGGIMLFFSVHGFLIGYLLTRIYLSIMIKRADSLVKNESVRLESGKEIEVTELSRLQQKSLDDMQEAVTQLLLAHPPDGGAAVTALAGVPTAQKPSSLVLWLDDHPRNNTLLVEQLERENIKVEQAVSTRQALAMLQQKHYALFITDMARVENRRRIKDAGVRTVREVRQTLPELPIVVYCSKDTVASYGTEAQAAGARFITTSGTSLLAAINKLLHEQREDDAQPPAQA
- a CDS encoding immunity 22 family protein yields the protein MANTLPVVHVFACSGRFPSWEALQAYLAPTYTDDGDAVPSPFFLETGLTHYEPACFESAMLASPAPLAQLLDGVSYADSWLAQACADADGKTVLADTAVCVFAPNQLAHPQRSSLHYVGSYACAGG
- a CDS encoding polysaccharide deacetylase family protein — encoded protein: MTSKPIKIAATVVVALAAGAGIYTYTRPAATATPGAPASGSPAAAPQSAVDTAAVAAQFRDLLGNFRKIIVLLADEQSLPEGARDEARKVGQALFHENQERIARLDLALDQLTAPTNPGRFEALDSLLTYIESDPGLYDADRLAFRELLQSMLADVAKDSSLPAIKLHKRISEDLDALGEIERNYEKEIRQIFGNLGQRAIELKRERWDDYVAQLKKLYSREQILKENGIVVPYAVPPAGSVPEVKPAPKKDEAEIFGLGLPKKTIVLTFDDGPHRRYTEEISAILKQYGVPAVFFNVGRNLGSLDAEGHAKLGAGAEVSRKLMKEGYAVGNHSFSHAQLSKQTGDKLKGEILGTDTLLKAISPERAALFRFPYGARNSEGMAALADAHLKSVMWNIDSLDWADPVPSSITNRVLASVDKAGRGIVLFHDIHERTVKALPAVLDKLIAEGYQFAGWDGTSFQVAKSTAPAPEKVPVTTGYANSWAVVIGIDDYAKWPKLQYAVRDAQGIRETLIEKFAFAPERVVTLKNGEATRNNILAAFHDKLAHGGVQKNDRIFVFFAGHGATRKLSSGRDLGYIVPVDSDPAQFATDAIPMTEIQNIAESLTAKHAFFVMDACYSGLGLTRGAGSSSFLRDNAKRIGRQMLTAGGGDQLVADGGPNGHSVFTWTLLQGLAGKGDLNGDGLITATELAAYVAPAVSSVSNQTPAFGSLPGSEGGDFVFELPGETEFLSPNTTQLSTEAIALNSKLDAKPAAASVTVKDLQGGEQKIVTPGAVPTSTRQLAQRANDRGLQLYKEKQYAAAEAQFTEALKLRPDFALAANNLGFVFYKQEKYREAARWFENTVRMDPSRAIAYLNLGDAYAKAGDAAKAKAAYKTYLELAPTAATAPAVRQKMEKL